A stretch of Dasypus novemcinctus isolate mDasNov1 chromosome 14, mDasNov1.1.hap2, whole genome shotgun sequence DNA encodes these proteins:
- the CYC1 gene encoding cytochrome c1, heme protein, mitochondrial, which translates to MGAAAALKRAKMAAAAASLRGAVLGPRGAGLPGARARGLLCSVRPGQLLLRTPQAAALSSKSGPSRGRKVMLSALGMLAAGGAGLAVALHSAVSATDLELHPPSYPWTHRGLLSSLDHTSIRRGFQVYKQVCSSCHSMDYLAYRHLVGVCYTEEEAKALAEEVEVQDGPNEDGEMFMRPGKLSDYFPKPYPNPEAARAANNGALPPDLSYIVRARHGGEDYVFSLLTGYCEPPTGVSLREGLYFNPYFPGQAIAMAPPIYTDVLEYDDGTPATMSQVAKDVCSFLRWAAEPEHDHRKRMGLKMLMMMGLLLPLIYAMKRHKWSVLKSRKMAYRPPK; encoded by the exons ATGGGAGCCGCGGCCGCGCTGAAGagggccaagatggcggcagcgGCGGCTTCGCTGCGCGGGGCGGTGCTGGGcccgcggggcgcggggctgccgGGCGCGCGGGCCCGGGGTTTGCTGTGCAGTGTTCGGCCCGGGCAGCTCCTGCTGCGGACGCCTCAG GCAGCGGCTTTGTCGTCCAAGTCTGGCCCGTCGCGGGGCCGGAAGGTGATGCTGTCAGCGCTAGGCATGTTGGCGGCAGGGGGTGCCGGGCTGGCCGTGGCTCTGCATTCCGCCGTGAGTGCCACTGACCTGGAGCTGCACCCTCCCAGCTATCCCTGGACTCACCGCGGCCTCCTCTCCTCGCTCGACCACACCAG cATCCGGAGGGGCTTCCAGGTGTATAAGCAGGTGTGCTCCTCTTGCCACAGCATGGACTACCTGGCCTACCGGCACCTCGTGGGCGTGTGCTACACGGAGGAGGAAGCTAAGGCCCTGGCTGAGGAG GTGGAGGTGCAGGATGGCCCCAACGAGGATGGGGAGATGTTCATGCGGCCAGGGAAACTCTCCGACTATTTCCCAAAACCATACCCCAACCCTGAGGCTGCTCGTGCTGCCAATAATGGGGCCTTGCCCCCTGACCTCAGTTACATCGTGCGAGCTAG GCACGGTGGCGAGGACTACGTCTTCTCCCTGCTCACGGGCTACTGTGAGCCACCCACTGGCGTGTCGCTGCGAGAAGGCCTCTACTTCAATCCCTACTTCCCTGGCCAAGCCATCGCCATGGCACCGCCCATCTACACGGATGTTTTGGAGTATGACGATG GTACCCCAGCTACCATGTCCCAGGTGGCCAAGGATGTCTGCAGCTTTCTGCGATGGGCAGCTGAGCCAGAGCATGACCATCGCAAACGCATGGGACTCAAG ATGTTGATGATGATGGGTTTGCTGCTGCCCCTGATCTATGCCATGAAGCGGCATAAGTGGTCAGTCCTCAAGAGCCGAAAGATGGCATATCGGCCACCCAAGTGA
- the SHARPIN gene encoding sharpin, giving the protein MAPPAGGAVAQDAGSAVVLLAVHAAVSPLGAGPDAETQLRKLQLSVDPERPGRFRLQLLGAGPGAVNLEWPLESVSYTVRSPNQHELQPPPGGPGALRLHFSNPQEAERWAALIRGAPTEGQDGRGSPPPALGPETCPVSLPSPSEDPVPKAGPPRSPGVLAEKEELVGSLAQAIACGDEKGAARAAALLAQQHVALSVRLQEACFTAGLIRLQVTVEDAASSAHVTLQVNPNCTVQTLQDQVFSEYGFPPAVQRWVIGQCLCVPERSLASYGVQQDGDPAFLYLLSAPRKASGHSPQHPQKMDGELGRLFPQSLGLPRAPKLATTSLPSSLQPGWPCPSCTFINAPGRPGCEMCSTQRPRAWAPFPLTPTQQPPKVSRREDGSSLPGPRSLDPLLNLSGDLC; this is encoded by the exons ATGGCGCCGCCGGCGGGCGGCGCGGTAGCCCAGGACGCGGGCTCGGCCGTGGTGCTCCTAGCCGTGCACGCCGCCGTGAGCCCGCTGGGCGCCGGGCCGGACGCCGAGACCCAGCTGCGAAAGCTGCAGCTGAGCGTGGACCCCGAGCGGCCCGGGCGCTTCCGGCTGCAGCTGCTCGGCGCGGGACCCGGGGCG GTCAACTTGGAGTGGCCCTTGGAGTCCGTCTCCTACACCGTCCGCAGCCCCAACCAGCACGAGCTACAGCCTCCACCTGGAGGACCTGGGGCACTCAGGCTGCACTTCTCCAACCCTCAGGAAGCTGAGCGGTGGGCAGCCCTGATCCGAGGTGCCCCCACGGAGGGACAAGATG GCAGGGGCAGCCCACCTCCAGCCCTGGGCCCAGAAACGTGCCCTGTTTCCCTACCCAGCCCTTCCGAAGACCCTGTACCCAAGGCGGGTCCTCCCCGGAGCCCCGGGGTCTTGGCGGAGAAAG AAGAGCTGGTGGGCAGCCTGGCCCAGGCCATCGCCTGTGGGGACGAGAAGGGCGCGGCCCGAGCGGCTGCCCTGCTGGCCCAGCAGCACGTGGCCCTCAGTGTCCGGCTGCAGGAGGCCTGCTTCACCGCAGGCCTCATCAG GCTACAGGTCACGGTGGAAGATGCTGCATCCTCAGCCCACGTCACACTGCAGGTCAACCCCAACTGCACCGTCCAAACCCTTCAGGACCAG GTGTTCTCAGAGTATGGCTTCCCGCCAGCCGTGCAGCGCTGGGTCATCGGGCAGTGCCTCTGTGTGCCCGAGCGCAGCCTCGCCTCCTACGGGGTCCAGCAGGACGGGGACCCTGCTTTCCTCTACCTGCTCTCAGCTCCTCGAAAAGCCTCAG GACATAGCCCTCAGCACCCCCAGAAGATGGATGGGGAACTAGGCCGCCTGTTCCCCCAGTCACTGGGGCTGCCCCGAGCCCCCAAGCTGGCCACCACCAGCCTCCCCAGCTCCCTGCAG CCTGGCTGGCCCTGCCCCTCCTGCACCTTCATCAACGCCCCAGGCCGCCCTGGCTGTGAGATGTGTAGCACTCAGAGGCCCCGTGCTTGGGCCCcctttcccctcacccccacccagcagccaccaaag GTCTCAAGGAGAGAGGATGGCTCGTCCCTCCCAGGCCCGAGGTCCCTGGACCCCCTGTTGAACCTCTCGGGGGACCTCTGCTGA